The genomic DNA TCGGATATCCTTCTCTCTCACACTGCTCTGTGATTGATGGGAACCGCGTTGAAAAATCCCGTATCCCCGTAATGTCGAGATACACATCTCCTCCTAAGGCCCTTTCCCTGTAGATCGCTTCTGCCACCACATGTCGCGGGGCAAGGTCCCTCATAGGGTGGATCGATTCCATAAGGGCACTTCCATCTTCCCTTATGAGCACTCCTCCTTCCCCTCTCACGGCTTCCGAGATGAGCCCTGTTGTCCTCCCCCTGGAGATCATAAGGGTCGGGTGGAACTGAATGAATTCCATATCGCTCACGACAGCCCCAGCCAAAAAAGCCATGGCAATTCCCGTTCCGGTGACCGATGGATGATTGGATGTGGACTCATAAATCCCACCTGCCCCACCGCTTGCCAGAACGATGTGATCGCCGGTGTAGGTACGGATCACTCCTGCTTCATCCTTTGTCCTCACGCCGCCGATCCTTCCTTTACCATCCTTTAGAAGCTGATAGGCCATTTCGCCTTCAATGATCTTCACGTTTTCAGAAAGGGACGAATGCAAGAATTCGATCAGGAACCTTCCCGTCTGATCTCCACCGCTGTGCACGATCCTCTTGGTGCTGTGTGCCCCTTCCATACCGAGTTTCAAGCCCCCTGCTCCATAGTCGAAGGGCATGCCATCTGAGAGCAGTGCTTCCACAGCGCGCTTTCCGTCCTCGACGAAAGACATGACCCTCCCCTCATCCTGGAGGGCTTCTCCAGCTGAGAGTGTGTCCCTCGTATGCAGCCCGGGGGAATCATCCGGGGCAATGGCGGCAGCAATCCCTCCTTGTGCCAGATAGGAGTTGGACGCCTTCAACCGTGACTTTGTG from Rossellomorea marisflavi includes the following:
- the nadB gene encoding L-aspartate oxidase gives rise to the protein MGKADVLIIGSGVAALQLARNIQDHMNVRIITKSRLKASNSYLAQGGIAAAIAPDDSPGLHTRDTLSAGEALQDEGRVMSFVEDGKRAVEALLSDGMPFDYGAGGLKLGMEGAHSTKRIVHSGGDQTGRFLIEFLHSSLSENVKIIEGEMAYQLLKDGKGRIGGVRTKDEAGVIRTYTGDHIVLASGGAGGIYESTSNHPSVTGTGIAMAFLAGAVVSDMEFIQFHPTLMISRGRTTGLISEAVRGEGGVLIREDGSALMESIHPMRDLAPRHVVAEAIYRERALGGDVYLDITGIRDFSTRFPSITEQCEREGYPIEAGRIPVAPGCHFIMGGVLVDDVGRTNLDGLYAIGEAACSGVHGANRLASNSLLEGIVYGQRLADHLKQALPSKAMPLVGAQTSSPPEHLPERNRLKKMMMEEAGIIRSEEGLNRLLTWLDGFGLTYECKMDDLDVEDMEDYLIWVVSRLIGTASLFREESRGGHIRRDHPQKRPEWDKKNIHMKIQTGRLKVSVYESLETKIHA